CTAAACGGCAAGTGAATCATCTGAGCCTTGCTCATCACCAGCAGAAAATGATCCTTGGCTACTTGGGCCTTCTTGATGCTCTCCCATTTGAGGGGCATCCCCTGCTTGGAGTTCAATTTGATCAAAATCTGTTGACTCGTGATTTCGTAGCTCAATTTCTCAAACATAAATTTGCCCTGCTCGAGTTGAGAGATCCCTGCAAACTGGATCAACCAAAACAAACCATACAACACCAAAGCTATCGAAGCACCGATGATCCACCACAGGTTAGGTATCCAGAGATACCCTCCACAGATGGCTAGGTAAATGAGAGCCCCCCACCATTGGTCTTTGATCAAATTGCCAAAAGCCAATTTGATAAAGGTGCCATTTGCCAATTGGTATTTTTTCGTTTTTACTATCATTATTTTTTGTTTACTGCTTTCAAACTTATGTCCATACTGCTGTACGAGTGTGTCAACGCTCCTACGGAGATGAAGTCCACGCCTGTTTCAGCGATTTCTTTTATGTTCTTTTCGGTCACCCCGCCCGAGGCCTCGGTACTGCACTGTCCATCGATGATCTGGATGGCTTCACGCATCAT
The DNA window shown above is from Reichenbachiella sp. 5M10 and carries:
- a CDS encoding YcxB family protein, which gives rise to MIVKTKKYQLANGTFIKLAFGNLIKDQWWGALIYLAICGGYLWIPNLWWIIGASIALVLYGLFWLIQFAGISQLEQGKFMFEKLSYEITSQQILIKLNSKQGMPLKWESIKKAQVAKDHFLLVMSKAQMIHLPFRIFNSQNEIKFVETILKRKGMIKE